From a single Chlamydia muridarum str. Nigg genomic region:
- a CDS encoding helix-turn-helix domain-containing protein produces MECLQQDTWAEVEQVQEEQQEEENAVSANAQRVSITQAAKLHNVTRQAIYVAIKQKKLKASKTTRWEIDLQDLEDYRRNRYSRAKSTYQGELLFDNEKGFYSVGQVASMLNVPEQKIYYATRIGAMKGERRGSAWVIHVSEVDRYRNDYLKKEAERKGKNLSAMREGFGTLGASELLADSEDFVS; encoded by the coding sequence ATGGAATGCTTACAACAAGATACATGGGCCGAAGTAGAGCAAGTTCAAGAGGAGCAGCAAGAAGAGGAGAATGCTGTTTCCGCTAATGCGCAAAGGGTATCGATCACTCAGGCTGCCAAGTTACATAATGTGACTCGTCAGGCTATCTATGTCGCTATTAAGCAGAAGAAATTAAAAGCGTCGAAGACTACGCGCTGGGAAATTGATTTGCAAGATTTAGAGGATTACCGACGTAATCGTTATTCGAGAGCTAAGTCTACTTATCAAGGGGAATTGTTATTCGATAATGAGAAGGGGTTCTACTCTGTAGGTCAAGTGGCTTCCATGCTTAATGTCCCTGAACAGAAAATTTACTACGCTACACGCATTGGTGCTATGAAAGGGGAGCGTAGAGGGTCGGCTTGGGTTATCCATGTTTCCGAAGTGGATCGGTACCGGAACGATTATCTTAAGAAAGAAGCTGAGCGAAAAGGTAAAAATCTTTCTGCTATGAGAGAAGGATTTGGGACTCTCGGGGCATCAGAATTGCTAGCGGACTCAGAGGATTTTGTTTCTTAG
- the recJ gene encoding single-stranded-DNA-specific exonuclease RecJ — MEKDKLSALGQKWTYPKHNEEFLKKIIKELYLHPVIAQVLVSRGFQSVQEIRDFLYPQFPSLHPASSFLDMEKAVARLLKSKENNEHVMIYGDGDVDGITGVTLLVEFLQMLGVKTSYCCSGTLFKQHGEITSLISQMLQDGVSLLITVDCGITAGREVRSINKQGIDVIVTDHHTPTGKLPHCIATLNPKLDKNSYPNKELTGVGVAFKLVCATYEELIKQDASWKDKIDLLHFLDLVSLGTIADVGRLSGENRILVSYGIKEITKGKRLGLKKLCSLSGVDKSDISSTNLGIRITPKLNSLGRLADSSQGVKLLLSQDPRTVGTIVSELAIVNQERQRIEAEVLRDVERILAANPKLTAQSAIVLASPYWHSRVIPIISARLARTYNKPVAIIALQDGIGKGSLRTIGAFPLLGVLRKCESFFLSYGGHDFAAGLMIKEEQIEGFRKKFIHLVNSSLRKDEATLTLPLDVCMDFSQISQDLISSMELLEPFGKGNPSPVFYTRAIQVRYPKLLSGNHVKLYLNSGERNLEGTAFGQGDKISLLKANWNMPLDIAYTLRVMKRSVHGAVRLLIQDFRIQAP, encoded by the coding sequence ATGGAAAAAGACAAATTATCTGCACTCGGACAAAAATGGACGTATCCTAAGCATAATGAGGAGTTTCTGAAGAAGATTATAAAAGAATTGTATCTTCATCCTGTAATTGCTCAAGTTCTTGTATCGCGAGGGTTTCAATCTGTCCAAGAGATCCGAGATTTTTTGTATCCGCAATTCCCATCGTTACATCCAGCCTCTTCGTTTTTGGATATGGAAAAAGCTGTCGCTCGTCTCCTTAAATCTAAGGAAAACAATGAGCATGTTATGATCTATGGCGATGGGGATGTAGACGGCATAACAGGTGTGACTTTACTCGTAGAATTTTTACAAATGCTCGGAGTAAAGACGAGCTATTGTTGTTCCGGTACTTTGTTTAAACAACACGGAGAAATTACCTCTTTGATTTCTCAGATGCTACAAGATGGCGTTTCTCTCTTAATTACTGTGGATTGTGGAATTACTGCAGGAAGGGAAGTTCGTTCCATTAACAAACAGGGTATAGATGTTATTGTCACAGATCATCATACGCCTACAGGGAAACTTCCCCATTGTATTGCCACGTTGAATCCGAAATTAGATAAAAATTCTTATCCAAATAAGGAGCTGACCGGGGTTGGGGTAGCTTTTAAGTTAGTATGTGCAACTTATGAAGAACTGATTAAGCAGGATGCTTCTTGGAAAGATAAAATAGATCTGTTGCATTTTTTAGATTTAGTGAGTTTAGGAACAATTGCAGATGTTGGCAGACTTTCCGGGGAGAATCGTATTTTAGTTTCCTATGGAATTAAAGAAATCACAAAAGGAAAGCGTTTAGGCTTAAAAAAGCTTTGTTCTTTGTCAGGGGTTGATAAATCGGATATTTCTTCAACAAATTTAGGAATTAGAATTACCCCTAAATTAAATAGCTTAGGAAGATTAGCAGATTCTAGTCAGGGCGTTAAGTTATTATTATCTCAAGATCCTCGAACTGTGGGAACAATCGTTTCGGAGCTTGCTATTGTGAATCAGGAGCGTCAGAGAATAGAGGCTGAAGTGCTCCGTGATGTAGAAAGAATTTTGGCAGCAAATCCTAAGCTAACTGCTCAATCTGCCATTGTATTGGCATCTCCTTATTGGCATTCTCGAGTCATCCCGATTATTTCTGCTCGTTTGGCACGTACCTATAACAAACCCGTAGCAATTATTGCTCTTCAAGATGGTATAGGAAAAGGTTCTTTACGTACGATAGGGGCGTTCCCTTTATTAGGAGTGCTTCGTAAATGCGAATCGTTTTTTCTATCCTATGGAGGACATGATTTTGCAGCAGGGCTTATGATCAAAGAGGAGCAGATAGAAGGGTTCAGGAAAAAATTCATCCATTTAGTGAATTCCTCCTTAAGGAAAGACGAGGCTACGTTAACCTTGCCTTTGGATGTATGCATGGATTTCTCTCAAATTAGCCAAGATCTGATCTCTTCTATGGAGCTTCTGGAGCCTTTTGGTAAGGGGAATCCGTCTCCAGTTTTTTATACAAGGGCCATACAAGTACGTTATCCAAAGCTATTATCTGGGAATCACGTAAAATTATATTTAAATAGTGGGGAAAGAAATTTGGAGGGCACGGCTTTTGGTCAGGGAGATAAGATTAGTTTGCTCAAGGCTAATTGGAATATGCCTCTAGATATCGCTTATACACTGCGTGTTATGAAGCGGTCTGTTCATGGGGCGGTTCGTCTTCTTATTCAGGACTTTCGTATACAGGCTCCTTGA
- the secD gene encoding protein translocase subunit SecD, translating into MKRNFKRNLSVIIFVFALALYHVLPTCLYYSRPLNKKIEGREAHKIIERLTQQVADARNDLTVRVKRILSTLKLRGSVKPHLSIPGVVNVHFPLAEDAAVFIDNVVHGEHSVPTKSARLYVLGSSELTGETIVQVSGSLVTSLTEEDFSFVSYEDKDLVVSQELENIATNLFVNVECSCDHGYSSLWDSMPIEKVAHIARGICSGLRLLPTEKTQAFLSRFLGTEQDFVAFLSRVENALHHEDVKEYREELNEAAYLLHSRNLRWNEMSPRVVGNVVDCSELSPCFSSMSLTGDGKLLFHFDADVIAKRQQLVGDERLDLERLFAVEKQHIATRLNRSVEETESGFAFRLRDEAASGKIVLQGHRVCQRIVEHLTALVLNRPIAETCDLSIENFPVYSREPMENDTLGCFIFSPDSSCRHFSKGSVYIVFKGLRSIIAKCESSGPQEAGLLQQDLQNLYACFIHTDAVSWSLGEDRVLEIKEPLQRVIQVWGEEFVQSFGEASLEVRDVRDRLAVVNRIEKAQHAELVRWDDQYRQAQCSMNPQVRLRAAIPHKNVFVENFKLNVRKYSRGEHVLRFGTDFVGGKQIRLAFRDHQGNLVTDKEGIDKVSDELYARLNKLGVSEVGMQREGDHIQVSVPGAANLSSADILGTSKMSFHVVNEQFSSRSPLRYEVQTFLDYLWFTARSLDKSSPKDINHLAATIFHENQGPIPANVRAAIGKLKEAGLNFSKEHEMGSACLDTQYSMIAVEKGSGEQVNPLMIVFRNHALEGASLKNIRPEFAVGEGYVLNFGVKDKAVSLDSKETPVQQFHAWTSKFCQEGVNGTKNSQFSGGRGWRMAVVLDGYVISDPVLNVPLKDHASVSGNFSYREVNRLASDLKSGAMSFIPEILSEEVVSPELGHSQRLQGILSVFLGLVVLIALMSVYYKFGGVIASVAVLLNLLLIWASMQYLDAPLTLSGLAGIILAMGMAVDANVLVFERIREEYLLSRSLSESVEAGYKKAFSAIFDSNLTTILASALLLMLDTGPIKGFALTLIIGIFSSMFTSLFMTKFFFLIWIQKTRETQLHMMNKFIGVKHNFLKECKRLWVVSGAVVVLGCIGLGFGAWDSILGMDFKGGYALTLDSDVCAYNPDQMCSALKKRFREIGLSSRDYRVRKADSSGKVKIYFSQNALARVEQAKGGYSEQNGADHHLAQVLQVLSDSSDATSPAAFESSRGSWFKVSGQLSNKMRTQAIMALFGALGIILLYVSLRFEWRYAFSAICALMHDLLATCSVLVALHFFLHRIQIDLQAVGALMTVLGYSLNNTLIIFDRIREDRREKLFTPMPILINDALQKTLGRTVMTTATTLSVLVILLFVGGGSIFNFAFIMTVGILLGTLSSLYIAPPLLLFMVRKEEQNSLQ; encoded by the coding sequence ATGAAGCGTAATTTTAAGCGAAATCTAAGTGTTATAATTTTTGTTTTTGCCTTAGCTTTGTATCATGTTTTGCCTACCTGTTTATACTATTCGCGTCCTTTGAATAAAAAAATAGAGGGGCGTGAGGCACACAAGATCATAGAACGGCTCACACAGCAGGTCGCGGATGCACGAAATGATTTAACCGTTCGCGTTAAAAGAATTCTATCCACATTAAAATTGCGCGGATCTGTGAAACCACATCTCAGCATTCCGGGAGTAGTAAATGTGCATTTCCCTTTAGCAGAAGATGCGGCAGTTTTTATTGATAATGTGGTGCATGGAGAACACTCTGTTCCTACTAAGTCAGCAAGACTATATGTTTTAGGAAGTTCTGAACTGACAGGGGAGACTATTGTTCAAGTCTCTGGAAGTTTGGTTACTTCTTTAACAGAAGAAGATTTCTCTTTTGTTTCCTATGAGGACAAAGACCTGGTAGTTTCTCAAGAGTTAGAAAATATTGCCACTAACCTGTTTGTCAATGTGGAATGCTCTTGTGATCATGGTTATAGTTCTTTATGGGATTCCATGCCTATTGAGAAAGTTGCTCATATAGCACGGGGTATTTGTTCTGGTTTGCGATTACTTCCCACAGAGAAGACTCAGGCTTTCTTGTCGCGTTTTTTAGGGACAGAGCAAGATTTTGTCGCGTTTTTGTCGCGGGTAGAGAATGCTCTGCATCATGAGGATGTTAAAGAATATCGTGAAGAGCTTAACGAAGCTGCTTATCTTTTGCATTCCCGTAATTTACGTTGGAATGAGATGAGTCCTCGAGTTGTAGGAAACGTTGTTGATTGTAGCGAGTTGTCCCCTTGTTTCTCTTCCATGTCGTTGACTGGGGATGGAAAATTATTATTCCATTTTGATGCCGATGTTATTGCTAAACGTCAACAGTTAGTTGGTGATGAGCGTTTAGATTTGGAGCGTTTGTTCGCTGTTGAAAAACAGCACATAGCTACACGATTGAATCGTTCTGTTGAAGAAACGGAGTCCGGGTTTGCCTTCCGATTAAGAGACGAAGCTGCAAGCGGTAAGATTGTTTTGCAGGGCCACAGAGTTTGTCAGCGAATTGTGGAGCATTTGACGGCATTAGTTCTTAATCGTCCCATTGCCGAAACTTGTGATTTATCTATAGAAAATTTCCCAGTGTATAGCAGGGAACCTATGGAGAATGACACTTTAGGATGTTTTATTTTTTCTCCAGATAGTAGCTGCCGGCATTTTTCTAAAGGTTCTGTATATATTGTGTTTAAAGGGCTTCGTTCAATTATTGCGAAGTGCGAAAGTTCAGGACCTCAGGAAGCTGGATTGTTACAACAGGATCTACAGAATTTGTATGCGTGTTTTATTCATACGGATGCAGTTTCTTGGAGCTTAGGAGAGGATCGTGTTCTAGAAATCAAGGAACCCTTGCAGCGTGTTATTCAGGTTTGGGGGGAAGAATTTGTTCAAAGTTTTGGGGAAGCCTCTCTCGAAGTTCGGGACGTTCGAGATCGTTTAGCTGTAGTTAATCGCATTGAGAAAGCTCAGCACGCAGAGCTTGTCCGTTGGGATGATCAATATCGTCAGGCTCAGTGTTCTATGAATCCTCAAGTTCGCTTGCGAGCAGCAATCCCACATAAAAATGTTTTTGTTGAGAATTTTAAACTGAATGTTAGGAAGTATTCTCGAGGGGAACACGTTTTACGATTTGGAACAGATTTTGTCGGAGGAAAGCAAATTCGATTAGCTTTTCGAGATCATCAAGGGAACCTTGTAACGGACAAAGAAGGGATTGATAAGGTTTCTGATGAGTTATACGCTCGGTTAAATAAATTGGGAGTATCTGAAGTAGGGATGCAAAGAGAGGGGGATCACATACAGGTAAGTGTTCCTGGCGCTGCAAATCTTTCTTCTGCTGATATCTTAGGGACTTCGAAAATGTCTTTTCACGTCGTGAATGAGCAATTTTCTTCAAGAAGCCCCTTACGTTATGAAGTACAAACCTTCTTAGATTACCTCTGGTTTACAGCTCGTAGTCTTGATAAATCTTCTCCTAAAGATATCAATCATTTGGCAGCAACCATTTTTCATGAAAATCAAGGACCTATTCCTGCTAATGTTCGTGCTGCTATTGGGAAATTGAAGGAGGCTGGATTAAATTTTTCTAAAGAACATGAGATGGGATCTGCTTGCTTAGATACTCAATACTCTATGATTGCTGTAGAAAAAGGGTCTGGGGAGCAGGTGAATCCTCTTATGATTGTATTTAGAAATCATGCTTTAGAGGGGGCTTCTCTTAAGAATATTCGTCCAGAATTTGCGGTAGGGGAAGGTTATGTTTTAAATTTTGGTGTTAAGGATAAAGCCGTATCACTCGATAGCAAGGAGACTCCGGTTCAGCAATTCCATGCTTGGACATCTAAGTTTTGTCAAGAGGGGGTTAATGGAACAAAAAATAGCCAGTTCTCTGGAGGAAGAGGTTGGCGCATGGCTGTTGTTTTAGATGGGTATGTAATTAGTGATCCCGTGTTAAATGTTCCGCTCAAAGATCATGCAAGTGTTTCTGGGAATTTTTCGTACAGGGAAGTCAATCGTTTAGCTTCTGATCTTAAATCTGGGGCTATGTCCTTTATCCCTGAAATTTTAAGTGAGGAAGTAGTTTCTCCAGAGTTAGGACACTCTCAGAGGTTGCAAGGGATTCTCTCTGTATTTTTAGGACTAGTGGTTCTCATTGCATTAATGAGTGTTTATTACAAGTTTGGGGGTGTCATTGCCTCGGTAGCCGTTCTTCTTAATTTACTACTTATCTGGGCATCTATGCAGTATTTAGATGCTCCTCTTACTCTATCAGGACTAGCTGGAATTATCTTAGCAATGGGGATGGCGGTTGATGCTAACGTCCTGGTTTTTGAAAGGATTCGAGAAGAATATTTATTGAGTAGAAGTTTATCAGAGTCTGTAGAGGCTGGTTATAAGAAGGCTTTTAGTGCAATTTTTGATTCTAATTTAACAACTATTTTGGCTTCGGCATTGCTTCTCATGTTGGATACAGGACCAATTAAAGGGTTTGCTTTGACCCTGATCATTGGAATTTTTTCTTCTATGTTCACATCTTTGTTCATGACGAAGTTCTTTTTCTTGATTTGGATACAAAAAACGAGAGAGACCCAATTACATATGATGAACAAGTTCATAGGGGTCAAACATAATTTCTTGAAAGAATGTAAGCGTTTGTGGGTTGTTTCCGGGGCTGTAGTCGTTTTAGGTTGTATTGGGCTAGGCTTTGGTGCCTGGGACTCCATTTTAGGTATGGATTTCAAGGGAGGATACGCGCTGACCTTAGATTCTGATGTTTGTGCCTATAATCCAGATCAGATGTGTTCTGCTTTAAAAAAACGCTTCCGGGAAATTGGGTTGTCTTCTCGTGATTATCGTGTGCGTAAAGCTGATAGCTCTGGAAAAGTTAAGATCTATTTTTCTCAAAATGCTTTAGCTCGTGTTGAGCAAGCGAAAGGGGGGTATTCGGAACAGAATGGGGCGGACCATCATCTAGCTCAAGTTTTGCAAGTATTATCCGATTCTAGTGATGCTACTTCTCCTGCAGCATTTGAATCCTCTCGAGGAAGTTGGTTTAAGGTAAGTGGACAGCTTTCGAATAAAATGCGAACACAGGCAATCATGGCATTATTTGGAGCTTTAGGAATTATCTTACTTTATGTTAGCTTGCGTTTTGAATGGAGATATGCTTTCAGTGCAATTTGTGCTTTAATGCATGATTTGTTAGCGACCTGCTCTGTATTAGTTGCTCTGCATTTCTTTTTGCATAGAATACAGATTGACTTACAAGCAGTGGGCGCATTGATGACGGTGTTAGGCTACTCTTTGAATAATACGTTGATTATTTTTGATCGTATTCGAGAGGACCGACGTGAGAAATTGTTCACCCCAATGCCCATATTGATCAATGATGCTTTGCAGAAGACTCTGGGACGTACGGTCATGACAACAGCGACCACCCTGTCTGTGTTGGTCATTTTGTTATTTGTTGGAGGTGGCTCTATTTTCAATTTTGCGTTTATTATGACGGTAGGGATTTTGTTAGGAACGTTATCTTCGTTATACATAGCTCCTCCGCTTCTCCTATTCATGGTGCGTAAGGAAGAACAGAATTCCCTGCAGTAA
- a CDS encoding isoprenyl transferase produces the protein MSLALEQANPIQENFLREPPLPKHIAIIMDGNRRWQKKHEQFCKSNAISGHRRGADSIPQIVDTAALLGVEALTLFAFSTENFSRSKTEVAELFSLFNSQLHSKLSFLHDREIRLRCIGDLSKLPQELQNNIAKAVSATTHYSHMELIFAINYGSKNELVRAFKELHQDLTNKKISINEISEELISSYLDTSGLPDPDLLIRTGGEMRVSNFLLWQIAYTELYVTDVLWPDFTAHDLLEAIKTYQQRSRRGGK, from the coding sequence ATGTCTCTAGCTTTAGAACAGGCGAACCCAATTCAAGAAAATTTTCTACGAGAGCCCCCTCTCCCTAAGCATATCGCCATCATCATGGATGGAAACCGTCGATGGCAAAAGAAACATGAACAATTTTGTAAAAGCAATGCCATCTCCGGTCACCGTCGAGGAGCTGACAGCATCCCGCAAATTGTTGATACAGCTGCACTCCTAGGAGTAGAAGCTCTCACCTTGTTCGCGTTCTCTACAGAAAACTTTTCTAGATCAAAAACAGAAGTCGCTGAATTATTTTCCTTATTTAACTCACAGTTGCATAGTAAACTCTCTTTTCTGCACGATCGGGAAATCCGGCTACGATGTATCGGAGACTTATCCAAACTCCCTCAAGAATTGCAAAATAACATTGCAAAAGCAGTCTCCGCCACAACACACTACTCCCATATGGAATTAATTTTTGCGATTAACTATGGAAGTAAAAACGAATTAGTTCGTGCGTTCAAGGAATTGCATCAGGACCTTACAAACAAAAAAATCTCTATCAATGAAATTTCTGAAGAGCTTATCAGCTCTTACTTAGACACATCTGGCCTCCCTGACCCGGATTTGCTTATTCGTACAGGAGGTGAAATGCGTGTCAGTAATTTTCTCTTATGGCAAATAGCTTATACAGAACTTTACGTAACAGATGTGTTATGGCCTGATTTCACGGCCCACGACTTGTTAGAAGCAATTAAAACATACCAACAACGATCAAGGCGCGGAGGGAAATAA